Proteins found in one Streptomyces sp. NBC_00461 genomic segment:
- a CDS encoding DEAD/DEAH box helicase — protein sequence MAKNHRTDRSPAGPASRPEPGTILGRLASGPSRASRITHTEHLPPREGRHAVWPDRIRSEVVAAVQAAGIEHPWTHQARAAEHALDGESVIVATGTASGKSLAYLVPVFSKLLDGSEAPNGRGATALYLAPTKALAADQCRSVKELSQSLGNAVRPAVYDGDTPFEEREWVRQYANYVLTNPDMLHRGILPSHSRWSSFLKSLKYVVIDECHTYRGVFGSHVAQVLRRLRRLCARYGASPVFLLASATAAEPSVAARRLTGLPVVEVADDASPRGELVFALWEPPLTELQGEKGAPVRRTATAETADLLTDLTVQGVRSVAFVRSRRGAELVSVIAQERLAEVDRSLARRVAAYRGGYLPEERRALEQALHSGELLGLAATTALELGIDISGLDAVVIAGYPGTRASLWQQAGRAGRSGQGALAVLVARDDPLDTFLVHHPEALFDQPVESTVLDPDNPYVLAPHLCAAAAELPLTDEDLDLFGPACEELLPQLEAAKLLRRRTKAWHWTRRERAADLTDIRGGGGRPVQIVESGTGRLLGTVDAGAAHTTVHEGAVHLHQGRTYVVRSLDLEDSVALVEQANPSYSTVARDTTSISVLETDTEIPWGDGRLCYGSVDVTNQVVSFLRRRLITGEVLGETKLDLPPRTLRTRAVWWTVTEDQLDEARVNPEILGGALHAAEHASIGMLPLFATCDRWDIGGVSVPLHPDTLLPTVFVYDGHPGGAGFAERAFHTARAWLTATRQAIASCECEAGCPSCIQSPKCGNGNDPLHKTGAVRLLTVLLRGAPEEKAGAEPVTEVPAPAPQVPPVP from the coding sequence ATGGCCAAGAATCACCGAACCGATCGATCCCCGGCGGGCCCCGCTTCCCGGCCCGAACCAGGCACGATCCTGGGCCGGCTCGCCTCCGGGCCGAGCCGGGCTTCGCGCATCACTCATACGGAGCACTTGCCCCCGCGTGAGGGTCGCCATGCCGTGTGGCCTGACCGGATTCGCTCGGAGGTCGTCGCCGCGGTGCAGGCCGCGGGTATCGAGCATCCCTGGACCCACCAGGCGCGCGCCGCGGAGCACGCCCTGGACGGCGAATCGGTGATCGTCGCCACGGGCACGGCGTCCGGCAAGTCCCTGGCCTACCTGGTTCCGGTCTTCTCGAAGCTCCTGGACGGCTCCGAGGCACCGAACGGCCGCGGCGCCACCGCTCTCTACCTGGCGCCCACGAAAGCTCTTGCGGCCGATCAGTGCCGTTCTGTGAAGGAACTTTCACAATCTCTCGGAAATGCCGTCCGTCCTGCGGTGTACGACGGGGACACTCCGTTCGAGGAGCGCGAGTGGGTCCGCCAGTACGCCAACTACGTCCTGACCAACCCGGACATGCTGCACCGCGGCATACTCCCGTCCCACTCCCGCTGGTCCTCCTTCCTGAAGTCGCTGAAGTACGTCGTCATCGACGAGTGCCACACCTACCGCGGCGTCTTCGGCTCCCACGTCGCCCAGGTGCTGCGCCGTCTGCGCCGCCTGTGCGCGCGCTACGGCGCCTCCCCGGTCTTCCTGCTGGCCTCCGCCACCGCCGCCGAGCCCTCGGTCGCCGCCCGTCGCCTCACCGGCCTCCCGGTGGTCGAGGTCGCCGACGACGCCTCCCCGCGCGGTGAACTGGTCTTCGCCCTCTGGGAGCCCCCGCTCACCGAACTGCAGGGCGAAAAAGGCGCCCCCGTCCGCCGTACCGCCACCGCCGAGACGGCCGACCTGCTGACCGACCTCACCGTGCAGGGAGTCCGGTCGGTCGCCTTCGTACGGTCCCGGCGTGGCGCCGAGCTGGTCTCGGTGATCGCCCAGGAACGCCTCGCCGAGGTCGACCGCTCCCTCGCCCGGCGCGTCGCCGCCTACCGCGGCGGCTACCTCCCCGAGGAACGCCGCGCCCTCGAACAGGCCCTGCACTCCGGGGAACTCCTCGGCCTCGCCGCGACCACCGCCCTCGAACTCGGCATCGACATCTCCGGGTTGGACGCCGTGGTGATCGCCGGGTATCCGGGTACACGCGCGTCCCTGTGGCAGCAGGCAGGCCGCGCCGGACGCTCCGGGCAGGGCGCGCTGGCCGTCCTGGTCGCCCGTGACGACCCCCTGGACACCTTCCTGGTCCACCACCCCGAGGCACTGTTCGACCAGCCCGTGGAGTCCACGGTCCTCGACCCCGACAACCCGTACGTCCTGGCCCCGCACCTGTGCGCGGCCGCCGCGGAACTGCCCTTGACGGACGAAGACCTGGACCTGTTCGGCCCTGCCTGCGAGGAGCTGCTCCCCCAGCTGGAGGCCGCGAAGCTGCTGCGCCGCCGGACGAAGGCCTGGCACTGGACGCGCCGGGAGCGGGCCGCCGACCTCACCGACATCCGCGGCGGGGGCGGCCGGCCGGTGCAGATCGTCGAGTCCGGCACGGGTCGCCTGCTCGGCACGGTCGACGCGGGCGCCGCGCACACGACCGTCCACGAAGGCGCGGTCCACCTCCACCAGGGCCGTACGTACGTCGTGCGCTCCCTGGACCTGGAGGACTCGGTGGCCCTGGTCGAGCAGGCGAACCCCTCGTACTCGACGGTCGCCCGCGACACGACGTCCATCTCCGTCCTGGAGACCGACACCGAGATCCCCTGGGGCGACGGCCGCCTGTGCTACGGCTCCGTCGACGTCACCAACCAGGTGGTCTCCTTCCTGCGTCGTCGGCTCATCACCGGTGAAGTTCTCGGCGAGACAAAACTCGACCTCCCTCCTCGTACGCTGCGCACCCGCGCGGTGTGGTGGACGGTCACCGAGGACCAGCTGGATGAGGCCCGGGTCAACCCGGAGATCCTCGGCGGTGCCCTGCACGCCGCCGAGCACGCCTCGATCGGCATGCTGCCCCTCTTCGCGACCTGCGACCGCTGGGACATCGGCGGGGTGTCGGTCCCGCTGCACCCCGACACCCTCCTGCCGACCGTGTTCGTCTACGACGGCCACCCGGGCGGCGCTGGATTCGCCGAGCGCGCCTTCCACACCGCCCGCGCCTGGCTCACCGCCACCCGCCAGGCCATCGCCTCCTGCGAGTGCGAGGCCGGCTGCCCGTCCTGCATCCAGTCCCCCAAGTGCGGCAACGGCAACGATCCGCTGCACAAGACAGGGGCGGTGCGACTGCTCACGGTGCTGCTGCGGGGGGCTCCGGAGGAGAAGGCAGGGGCGGAGCCTGTGACGGAGGTGCCGGCTCCGGCCCCGCAGGTCCCGCCCGTGCCCTGA
- a CDS encoding TadE family type IV pilus minor pilin, which produces MRGCESGCEEGADRGFVTAESAVVLPVLVMFTMALVWGLLMVAAQIQCVDAARTGARAAARQDPADSVVAVTREAAPRGAEVTVDREGDQVRVVVAAKPPALHGLPFEVREQAVAATEETVGAGS; this is translated from the coding sequence ATGCGCGGATGTGAGAGCGGATGCGAGGAGGGTGCGGACAGGGGGTTCGTGACGGCGGAGTCGGCCGTGGTGCTGCCCGTGCTGGTGATGTTCACGATGGCGCTGGTGTGGGGGCTGCTGATGGTGGCCGCGCAGATCCAGTGCGTGGACGCGGCGCGGACGGGGGCGCGTGCGGCGGCCCGCCAGGACCCGGCCGACTCGGTGGTCGCGGTGACCCGCGAGGCTGCCCCGCGCGGTGCGGAGGTCACGGTCGACCGGGAGGGGGACCAGGTCCGAGTGGTCGTGGCGGCGAAGCCCCCTGCCCTGCACGGTCTGCCCTTCGAGGTGCGGGAGCAGGCCGTGGCTGCCACGGAGGAGACCGTGGGGGCGGGGTCGTGA
- the bldG gene encoding anti-sigma factor antagonist BldG: protein MDLSLSTRTVGDRTVVEVGGEIDVYTAPKLREQLVELVNDGSFHLVVDMEGVDFLDSTGLGVLVGGLKRVRAHEGSLRLVCNQERILKIFRITGLTKVFPIHTSVEEAVAATD, encoded by the coding sequence GTGGACCTGTCCCTGTCGACCCGTACCGTCGGCGATCGTACGGTCGTCGAGGTCGGTGGAGAAATCGACGTATATACCGCGCCCAAGCTGCGCGAGCAGTTGGTCGAGCTGGTGAACGACGGGAGTTTCCACCTCGTCGTCGACATGGAGGGCGTGGACTTCCTCGACTCCACCGGGCTCGGCGTGCTGGTCGGCGGCCTGAAGCGGGTGCGTGCCCATGAGGGCTCGCTGCGCCTGGTCTGCAACCAGGAGCGCATTCTGAAGATCTTCCGTATCACCGGCCTCACCAAGGTGTTCCCGATCCACACCTCGGTCGAGGAAGCGGTGGCGGCCACCGACTGA
- a CDS encoding type II secretion system F family protein, whose protein sequence is MSAEVFHRLGVTVGALLVLGWLLLRLETVRRERRVIKRLAGLVAGVEVTRARPRLEVRDAARRWLPAVGVVCAGWVLVGNLAGALVGLVVAGGLWRWRARQAAAGGAEINDASEAARQLPLSADLVAACIAAGAGTVVAARAVGEALGGPVGDALARGAAEVRLGGEPAEAWQRLAALPGAGPLARLLERADVSGLPAATPVARLAADVRADWARAATTRARRAAVMVTAPVGLCFLPAFIAIGVLPVVIGLAGGVLGGGGG, encoded by the coding sequence GTGAGTGCGGAAGTTTTCCACAGGCTGGGGGTGACCGTGGGGGCGTTGCTCGTCCTCGGGTGGCTGCTGCTCCGGCTGGAGACGGTACGGCGTGAGCGGAGGGTGATCAAGCGGTTGGCCGGGCTTGTGGCAGGCGTCGAGGTGACGCGGGCCAGGCCGCGCTTGGAGGTGCGGGATGCCGCGCGCCGATGGCTGCCTGCCGTCGGGGTGGTGTGCGCGGGGTGGGTTCTGGTCGGCAACCTCGCCGGTGCCCTGGTGGGGCTGGTCGTCGCGGGCGGGCTGTGGCGGTGGCGTGCGCGGCAAGCGGCGGCAGGCGGTGCGGAGATCAACGACGCGAGCGAGGCGGCCCGTCAACTCCCGCTCTCCGCCGACCTGGTGGCCGCCTGCATCGCCGCCGGCGCGGGGACCGTCGTCGCGGCGCGGGCCGTCGGCGAGGCGCTGGGCGGCCCCGTCGGGGACGCGCTGGCGCGAGGCGCGGCTGAGGTGCGGCTGGGCGGCGAACCGGCCGAGGCCTGGCAAAGGCTCGCCGCGCTGCCGGGCGCAGGACCTCTGGCGCGGCTGCTGGAACGGGCCGACGTGTCCGGGCTGCCCGCCGCCACACCGGTCGCGCGCCTCGCGGCGGACGTCCGCGCCGACTGGGCCCGCGCCGCGACGACACGGGCCCGGCGGGCGGCCGTCATGGTCACCGCACCGGTAGGCCTGTGTTTCCTGCCCGCGTTCATCGCGATCGGCGTACTGCCTGTGGTGATCGGGCTCGCTGGCGGGGTGCTGGGAGGAGGTGGTGGATGA
- a CDS encoding ATP-binding protein yields the protein MATVELRFSALPEHVRTARLVAAAVARRAGVDEAVLDEVRLAVGEACTRAVGLHQSAGITAPVKVQLVEEEKQFSIEVGDEAPRSVPGDRAPGSAGEDIETEEDEMGLAVISGLVDDVEVIAGEHGGQIRMTWPTTPPTAVLT from the coding sequence ATGGCCACCGTTGAACTCCGCTTCAGCGCGCTGCCCGAGCACGTCAGGACCGCCCGGCTGGTGGCGGCAGCGGTGGCGCGCAGGGCCGGAGTGGACGAGGCCGTCCTCGACGAGGTGAGACTCGCCGTCGGCGAGGCCTGTACCCGTGCCGTCGGACTGCACCAGAGCGCCGGCATCACGGCGCCGGTGAAGGTGCAGTTGGTCGAGGAGGAGAAGCAGTTCTCCATCGAGGTCGGTGACGAGGCACCCCGTTCGGTTCCCGGAGACAGGGCGCCGGGCTCGGCGGGCGAGGACATCGAGACCGAGGAGGACGAGATGGGCCTCGCGGTCATCAGTGGGCTTGTCGACGACGTCGAGGTCATCGCCGGAGAGCATGGCGGGCAGATCCGTATGACCTGGCCGACCACGCCACCCACCGCGGTCCTCACCTGA
- a CDS encoding type II secretion system F family protein → MEIGMGGTAMGAAVVCAGAAALLMGGWHSGARRAQLLLAGGGVVGAGPPSWRDAAGELRRIRGRLRAEWWALFAGVVLAILGASVLPVVAGAAGVPLLRRVRLAGEARRDRESRGEAVIALCGALTGEVRAGRQPGEALLRAAQDSGGLGSGQAVVLAAARFGGDVPGALAVAARQPGAEGLLGLAACWRVAVDQGAGLAAGLDRLEGALRSERDQRADLRAQLAGARSTAVMLAGLPALGLALGTALGAHPLHVLLHTGAGLGCLLAGGLLEGLGMWWAMRIVRGAEAA, encoded by the coding sequence ATGGAGATCGGGATGGGCGGGACGGCGATGGGGGCGGCCGTGGTGTGTGCCGGTGCGGCTGCCCTGCTGATGGGCGGATGGCACTCCGGGGCGCGCCGGGCCCAGCTGTTGCTCGCGGGCGGCGGAGTGGTGGGCGCCGGGCCGCCCTCCTGGCGGGATGCGGCCGGGGAGCTGCGGCGCATCCGCGGGCGGCTGCGGGCCGAGTGGTGGGCACTGTTCGCGGGCGTGGTGCTGGCGATTCTGGGTGCCTCGGTGCTGCCGGTCGTCGCGGGGGCGGCCGGGGTGCCCCTGCTACGGAGGGTCCGGCTGGCCGGGGAGGCCCGGCGGGACCGGGAGAGCCGCGGGGAAGCCGTGATCGCGCTGTGCGGGGCGCTCACCGGGGAGGTGCGCGCCGGGCGGCAACCGGGAGAGGCGCTGCTGCGTGCCGCACAGGATTCCGGCGGGCTCGGGAGCGGGCAGGCCGTGGTGCTGGCGGCGGCGCGGTTCGGCGGCGATGTGCCGGGCGCGCTGGCGGTGGCGGCGCGCCAACCGGGCGCCGAGGGACTCCTGGGCCTCGCGGCGTGCTGGCGGGTGGCCGTGGACCAGGGCGCGGGCCTCGCGGCCGGACTCGACCGGCTCGAAGGGGCGTTGCGCTCGGAGCGGGATCAACGCGCCGATCTGCGCGCCCAGTTGGCGGGGGCGCGGTCCACGGCGGTGATGCTCGCGGGGCTGCCGGCGCTGGGACTCGCCCTCGGCACGGCCCTCGGGGCCCACCCGCTGCATGTGCTGCTGCACACCGGAGCCGGGCTCGGCTGTCTGTTGGCCGGCGGGTTGCTGGAGGGTCTGGGGATGTGGTGGGCGATGCGGATCGTGCGGGGAGCGGAGGCGGCGTGA
- a CDS encoding Rv3654c family TadE-like protein: MRAGFTAGFSGRRWAPGRDGDRGSATVWSVGAIAVLCVVFGVVLALGQAVVVRHRAAGGADLAALAAADHWADGAAGACSRADRVARAQGARLVRCEVVGEISDVTAASGRGPFAAEVRARAGPAGPEPAPPSQAPPLPSPPEPPAAAP; encoded by the coding sequence GTGAGAGCCGGGTTCACAGCCGGGTTCTCGGGGCGCCGGTGGGCCCCCGGCCGGGACGGTGACCGTGGGTCCGCCACGGTATGGAGCGTCGGTGCGATCGCGGTGCTGTGCGTGGTGTTCGGCGTCGTGCTCGCCCTGGGGCAGGCCGTCGTGGTCCGGCATCGTGCGGCCGGCGGTGCGGACCTCGCGGCGCTGGCGGCGGCCGATCACTGGGCGGACGGGGCCGCGGGTGCCTGTTCCCGGGCCGACCGGGTCGCCCGGGCACAGGGCGCGCGGTTGGTGCGGTGCGAGGTCGTCGGCGAGATCTCGGACGTGACGGCGGCGTCGGGACGGGGGCCGTTCGCGGCGGAGGTCAGGGCACGGGCGGGACCTGCGGGGCCGGAGCCGGCACCTCCGTCACAGGCTCCGCCCCTGCCTTCTCCTCCGGAGCCCCCCGCAGCAGCACCGTGA
- a CDS encoding DUF4244 domain-containing protein: MCKAVRARLRALVWGARAAQRDAGMVTSEYAMGIVAAVAFAVVLYKVVTSGQVSAELQGIVKQALDARM; the protein is encoded by the coding sequence ATGTGCAAGGCGGTACGGGCGCGGCTGCGTGCCCTGGTGTGGGGGGCGCGAGCGGCGCAGAGGGACGCGGGGATGGTCACCTCGGAGTACGCGATGGGGATCGTGGCGGCGGTGGCCTTCGCGGTGGTCCTCTACAAGGTGGTGACGAGCGGGCAGGTCAGCGCGGAGCTGCAGGGCATCGTGAAGCAGGCGCTCGATGCGCGGATGTGA